One genomic window of Candidatus Caldatribacterium sp. includes the following:
- a CDS encoding histidine--tRNA ligase yields the protein MIKAPRGTRDILGEETLLWQRLEEVVRKNAALFGYEEIRTPIFEHTELFARGVGEETDIVQKEMYTFTDKGGRSLTLRPEGTAPVVRAYLEHGFSVSNPRVKWYYIGPMFRYERPQAGRMRQFHQFGFEALGFNEPACDAEIINLAWTIYRELGLSDLSLEVNSIGCPVCKPQYVARLREYLTPLESRLCANCARRLASNPLRVLDCKMESCQEVFGDPAFPKIQDFLCPSCREHEERLFAILEALGIPFVVNHRLVRGLDYYTRTVFEVKVKTLGAQDAIGGGGRYDGLSRVLGGPDVPGVGFAAGMERIVLLLEGREKPSPLFRVYLAPQDEAAEVVLLDLSRELAASGIPFHLDFASKSLKYHLKRAQRMNLRFVVIVGEEERQRGTFALKDLVLGEQVLLSLPELIARLRKERELC from the coding sequence GTGATCAAGGCACCACGGGGAACTCGGGATATCCTCGGTGAAGAGACGCTTCTCTGGCAGCGCCTGGAGGAAGTGGTGCGGAAGAATGCGGCTCTTTTCGGGTACGAGGAGATTCGCACGCCCATTTTTGAGCATACGGAGCTCTTTGCCCGGGGAGTGGGGGAAGAGACGGATATCGTGCAGAAGGAAATGTACACCTTCACCGATAAGGGAGGACGGAGCCTCACCCTCCGTCCTGAAGGTACAGCTCCGGTTGTCCGGGCGTACCTGGAGCATGGCTTTTCGGTGAGCAACCCCCGGGTCAAGTGGTACTACATCGGTCCCATGTTCCGCTACGAGCGGCCCCAGGCAGGGCGCATGCGTCAGTTCCACCAGTTTGGCTTTGAGGCCCTTGGTTTCAACGAGCCCGCCTGCGACGCGGAAATCATTAACCTTGCCTGGACAATTTACCGGGAGCTTGGTCTTTCCGACCTCTCCCTTGAGGTGAATAGCATCGGATGCCCTGTCTGTAAGCCTCAGTACGTCGCAAGGCTCAGAGAGTACCTTACTCCTCTCGAGAGTCGGCTCTGTGCGAACTGCGCTCGGCGCCTTGCGAGTAACCCCCTGCGGGTTCTCGACTGCAAGATGGAGTCCTGTCAGGAAGTTTTTGGGGATCCCGCTTTCCCGAAAATCCAGGATTTCCTCTGTCCTTCATGCCGTGAGCATGAAGAGCGGCTCTTTGCAATTCTTGAGGCTCTTGGTATTCCCTTCGTTGTGAATCATCGCCTCGTCCGGGGGCTTGACTACTACACCCGTACCGTCTTTGAGGTCAAGGTGAAGACCCTGGGGGCGCAGGATGCCATTGGTGGAGGGGGAAGGTACGATGGCCTTTCCCGGGTGCTTGGGGGGCCCGATGTTCCCGGGGTTGGTTTTGCAGCAGGAATGGAACGCATTGTTCTTCTCCTTGAGGGAAGGGAGAAGCCTTCTCCTCTTTTCCGGGTGTACCTGGCGCCTCAGGATGAGGCGGCAGAAGTGGTGCTCCTTGATTTGAGCCGGGAACTTGCTGCCTCGGGTATTCCCTTTCACCTTGACTTTGCCTCAAAAAGCCTCAAGTACCACCTGAAGCGGGCCCAGAGAATGAACCTCCGGTTCGTTGTGATTGTGGGAGAAGAGGAGAGGCAGAGAGGCACCTTTGCCCTTAAAGACCTTGTCCTGGGAGAACAGGTACTCCTTTCCCTTCCTGAGCTCATCGCACGGTTACGAAAGGAGCGGGAACTATGCTGA
- a CDS encoding MgtC/SapB family protein has protein sequence MLEVTIFLRLLAAFVAGGIVGWQRERAEKPAGLRTHILVCVGSALMTMVSVFFFRSDPARITAQIVSGIGFLGAGTIFRYGSTVAGLTTAASLWAICGVGIAMGVGMFFLGFAGVGLILLVLWLLEYFEGHFLRTKGGYALELLLEDEPGALGKVGSLLGELGVNIDAARVRKEERGRVRCSLWVHAPKGKKVVEVASALRELEVVHELEIR, from the coding sequence ATGCTTGAAGTTACAATCTTTCTCCGGCTCCTTGCCGCTTTCGTGGCAGGAGGAATTGTGGGCTGGCAGAGGGAACGGGCGGAAAAGCCTGCAGGCCTCAGGACGCATATTCTCGTCTGCGTTGGCTCTGCCCTCATGACCATGGTTTCCGTTTTCTTCTTCCGGTCGGACCCTGCCCGTATCACCGCCCAAATCGTGAGCGGCATTGGGTTCCTTGGGGCGGGGACGATTTTCCGCTACGGCTCAACCGTTGCCGGACTCACGACGGCGGCAAGCCTCTGGGCGATTTGCGGTGTGGGTATTGCCATGGGCGTGGGCATGTTCTTCCTTGGTTTTGCAGGGGTTGGCCTTATTCTCCTTGTGCTCTGGCTTTTGGAGTACTTTGAAGGGCATTTCCTGAGGACCAAGGGGGGATACGCCCTTGAGCTTCTCCTTGAAGATGAGCCGGGGGCTCTGGGGAAAGTCGGTTCCCTCCTGGGAGAACTCGGAGTGAACATTGATGCCGCTCGGGTCCGAAAGGAAGAGAGAGGAAGAGTACGATGCTCCCTCTGGGTCCATGCTCCAAAGGGAAAAAAGGTCGTCGAGGTGGCTTCAGCCCTTCGGGAGCTTGAGGTGGTGCATGAGCTTGAGATTCGGTGA